From the genome of Myxococcales bacterium, one region includes:
- a CDS encoding DUF4272 domain-containing protein: MTSADEGTTPRPERVAARALVLAAVTCRGAIEHGVGDREAEELREQVIGWVRKTRLLDETEPHELSRLEAPLGSLSERDAIDTTWCGEGVVLLAWSLGHGDLPRYDVQVDSSVAAEALGFLNEDVEDVMLHAQLRQRSDLIRLAEFYFALHWRLRHFALDARSMDFEAFASECAFGPLEVRGMDFLAHDLAIDGRPLAMLDDRRRDECLGIARERQRAANWLVGQDPIYSEVTCDT; encoded by the coding sequence ATGACGAGTGCCGACGAGGGGACGACGCCGCGGCCAGAGAGAGTTGCCGCTCGTGCTCTGGTGCTCGCAGCTGTGACCTGCAGGGGCGCCATCGAGCACGGCGTCGGCGATCGTGAAGCAGAGGAACTACGCGAACAAGTGATCGGATGGGTTCGCAAGACCCGCCTGCTGGACGAGACTGAGCCGCACGAACTGTCTCGACTGGAGGCCCCTTTGGGCAGTCTGTCCGAACGCGACGCGATCGACACGACGTGGTGCGGAGAAGGCGTAGTCCTCCTGGCTTGGTCTCTGGGCCACGGTGACCTTCCGCGCTACGACGTCCAGGTTGACTCGTCGGTAGCGGCCGAAGCCCTCGGGTTCCTCAACGAGGATGTAGAAGATGTCATGCTGCACGCTCAACTGCGGCAGCGTTCAGATTTGATCCGGCTGGCAGAGTTCTACTTCGCCCTGCATTGGCGTCTTCGTCACTTTGCGTTGGACGCTCGATCCATGGACTTCGAGGCCTTCGCTTCGGAATGTGCGTTTGGGCCTCTCGAGGTCCGGGGCATGGATTTCTTGGCTCATGACCTCGCAATCGATGGCCGGCCCCTGGCGATGCTCGACGACCGCCGTCGAGACGAATGCTTGGGCATCGCGAGAGAGCGCCAACGCGCAGCGAATTGGCTTGTGGGACAAGATCCAATCTACTCGGAGGTGACATGCGACACGTAA